The following proteins are co-located in the Nitrospirota bacterium genome:
- a CDS encoding glycosyl transferase, with amino-acid sequence MSDFHQNGVVAVLHRLGRPNLEQLEAELQRHATTNPVALVLPSLYSELERPALKGIVEHLKQVTYLNEIIVALGQASALEFRRAKEYFKVLPQDVRLVWVDGPRIQDILKSLVEHEIDIGLPGKGQSCWIAFGYVLARRRSNVIALHDCDILSYSREYLARLCYPITNPNLGYEFCKGYYSRVTDRMHGRVTRLLITPLLRSLQQLVGAQPLLAFLDGFRYPLAGEFAMVKDLAWINRIPGDWGLEVGVLAEVYRNCALRRICQVDIADAYEHKHQTLSADNPEAGLHKMCVDITKSLLRNLASEGVVLSEERLKTLRATYLQAAQETIRRYEDDAAINSLKFDRHEERTAVEVFLKGIKLASEDFLKDPLGVPMISNWSRVAAAMPDIFGRLIEAVEDDREWDPAAASGQA; translated from the coding sequence ATGTCCGATTTCCATCAGAACGGCGTGGTGGCCGTCTTACATCGGCTCGGACGGCCAAACCTGGAACAGCTTGAAGCCGAGCTGCAACGACACGCGACCACCAATCCGGTCGCGTTGGTCCTGCCGTCGCTCTACTCCGAGTTGGAGCGACCGGCCCTCAAGGGGATCGTCGAGCACCTGAAGCAGGTCACCTACCTGAACGAGATCATCGTCGCACTGGGGCAAGCGTCGGCCCTGGAGTTTCGGCGCGCCAAGGAATATTTCAAGGTGTTGCCGCAGGACGTCCGTCTCGTGTGGGTGGACGGCCCTCGCATCCAGGACATCCTCAAAAGCCTCGTCGAGCACGAAATTGACATCGGTCTGCCGGGGAAAGGGCAGTCCTGCTGGATCGCATTCGGGTACGTGCTGGCCCGCCGCCGAAGCAACGTGATCGCCCTGCACGACTGCGATATTCTCAGCTATAGTCGCGAATACCTGGCCCGCCTGTGTTATCCCATCACCAACCCGAATCTCGGCTATGAGTTCTGCAAGGGCTATTACAGTCGCGTGACGGACCGCATGCACGGCCGGGTCACCCGTCTCCTCATCACGCCGTTGCTTCGCAGCCTCCAGCAACTGGTGGGGGCGCAGCCGCTGCTGGCGTTCCTCGACGGGTTCCGCTATCCCCTGGCCGGCGAGTTCGCCATGGTCAAGGATCTGGCTTGGATCAACCGGATCCCGGGCGACTGGGGCCTGGAGGTCGGCGTGCTGGCCGAGGTCTATCGCAACTGCGCGCTGCGTCGGATCTGCCAAGTGGACATCGCAGACGCCTACGAGCACAAACACCAGACCCTGTCGGCGGACAACCCGGAGGCGGGGCTCCACAAGATGTGCGTAGACATCACCAAGTCCCTGTTGCGGAACCTGGCGAGCGAGGGGGTGGTGCTGTCGGAGGAGCGGCTCAAGACGCTGCGCGCGACCTATCTCCAGGCGGCCCAGGAAACTATCCGGCGCTACGAGGACGACGCGGCCATCAACAGCCTGAAGTTCGACCGGCACGAGGAGCGGACCGCGGTCGAGGTCTTTCTCAAGGGCATCAAGCTGGCGTCGGAGGATTTTCTGAAGGACCCGCTGGGCGTGCCGATGATTTCCAACTGGAGTCGCGTGGCCGCCGCGATGCCGGATATCTTCGGCCGGCTCATCGAGGCGGTCGAGGACGACCGCGAGTGGGATCCGGCAGCCGCAAGCGGGCAGGCCTGA
- a CDS encoding HAD-IIB family hydrolase, whose amino-acid sequence MPTRLVVFTDLDGSLLDARSYSFAAAREALGALRASGAPLVLVSSKTRAEIESIRYRLEHRHPFVVENGGAVVIPTGYFGGPVAGAAYRGPYQVIELGVSYERLRSALREIAKALGCPLRGFGDMAVGEIASRTGLSLADAALAKQREYDEPFVVEGRAAPLKEIGKQAEARGLRCTRGGRFFHLTGDGDKGRACRLLIDAYRRLAPGGDRLVTAGIGDSLNDLPMLAVVDRPVLVRRPDGSYDPEASLPNLLRAPGIGPAGWNQAVRQLLLQKWG is encoded by the coding sequence GTGCCAACGCGACTGGTCGTCTTCACGGACCTCGACGGGAGCTTGCTGGACGCCCGCTCCTACTCGTTCGCTGCCGCCAGGGAAGCGCTCGGCGCGCTGCGGGCCAGCGGGGCACCCCTCGTCCTGGTCTCGAGCAAGACCAGGGCGGAGATCGAGTCGATCCGGTATCGCCTGGAGCATCGGCATCCCTTCGTCGTCGAAAACGGCGGGGCCGTCGTGATCCCCACCGGGTACTTCGGCGGGCCCGTGGCGGGAGCGGCGTACCGCGGGCCGTACCAGGTGATCGAGCTCGGCGTTTCCTACGAGCGCCTGCGTTCGGCCCTGAGGGAAATCGCCAAGGCCCTCGGCTGCCCGCTGCGCGGGTTCGGGGACATGGCCGTCGGCGAGATCGCATCCCGCACGGGACTTTCGCTCGCCGACGCCGCCCTGGCAAAGCAACGGGAATATGACGAGCCCTTCGTGGTCGAGGGACGAGCTGCGCCGCTGAAGGAGATCGGCAAGCAAGCCGAGGCGCGGGGGCTTCGCTGCACGCGAGGGGGGCGGTTCTTCCACTTGACGGGGGACGGCGACAAGGGGCGCGCCTGTCGCCTCCTGATCGACGCCTATCGCCGGCTCGCCCCCGGCGGAGACCGGCTCGTGACCGCGGGGATCGGCGACAGCCTCAACGACCTCCCCATGCTGGCCGTCGTGGACCGGCCGGTACTGGTCCGACGCCCGGACGGATCGTACGACCCAGAGGCGTCGTTGCCGAACCTGCTCCGCGCACCGGGGATCGGCCCGGCCGGCTGGAACCAGGCGGTCCGCCAACTCCTGCTTCAAAAATGGGGTTAG
- a CDS encoding glycosyltransferase, producing the protein MGSGSRKRAGLSMTVAATPLTSETESRVQEIGEADVLVGIPSFNNAGTIEHVVRAVSAGLAKYFPAARAVLVNSDGGSSDGTPDAVARAIVDFGAMLISERQSRLHKIITPYHGIPGKGSAFRTIFEIARRLKARACAVVDSDLRSITPEWIELLVLPVLKEGYDYVAPYYLRHKYDGTITNSIAYPLTRALYGQRIRQPIGGDFGFSGRLAEHYLDKHVWESDVARFGIDIWMTTEAIASGARVCQSFLGAKIHNPKDPAADLSAMLVQVVGALFALMEEHQAVWAKLEASNPVKLYGFQYEVAVEPVNVNVEPMVHTFHQGLTDLEPIWRQMLAPETLGELLPLKGCPLREFRIPDDLWARIVYDAALAHHRRTMPREHLLRALTPLYLGRTATFVLETQALTTTEAEGRIETLCQVFEKRKPYLVGRWHESANS; encoded by the coding sequence GTGGGATCCGGCAGCCGCAAGCGGGCAGGCCTGAGCATGACCGTCGCGGCAACACCCTTGACCTCGGAGACCGAGAGCAGGGTTCAGGAGATCGGCGAGGCCGACGTCCTGGTCGGCATTCCCAGTTTCAACAACGCCGGCACGATCGAACACGTGGTCCGGGCCGTCAGTGCCGGGCTCGCCAAGTATTTCCCCGCCGCGCGCGCGGTCCTGGTCAATTCGGACGGGGGCTCCTCGGACGGCACTCCCGACGCGGTCGCCCGAGCGATCGTGGACTTCGGCGCCATGCTCATCAGTGAGCGCCAGAGTCGCCTGCACAAGATCATCACTCCTTACCACGGGATTCCCGGCAAGGGGAGCGCATTCCGGACGATCTTCGAGATTGCGCGGCGGTTGAAGGCCAGGGCCTGCGCCGTGGTGGATTCGGACTTGCGCAGCATCACGCCCGAGTGGATCGAGCTGCTGGTTCTGCCCGTGCTGAAAGAAGGCTATGACTACGTGGCCCCCTATTACCTCCGCCACAAGTACGACGGCACGATCACCAACAGCATCGCCTACCCGCTGACGAGGGCCCTGTACGGGCAGCGCATCCGCCAGCCGATCGGCGGCGACTTCGGCTTTTCGGGACGGCTCGCGGAGCACTACCTGGACAAGCACGTCTGGGAGTCGGACGTGGCGCGGTTCGGCATCGATATCTGGATGACGACGGAGGCGATTGCCAGCGGCGCGCGGGTTTGCCAGAGCTTCCTCGGCGCCAAAATCCACAACCCAAAGGATCCGGCCGCGGACCTCTCCGCGATGCTGGTGCAGGTCGTGGGCGCCCTCTTCGCCCTGATGGAAGAGCACCAGGCGGTCTGGGCCAAGCTGGAAGCGTCGAATCCGGTCAAACTGTACGGCTTTCAGTACGAGGTGGCCGTGGAGCCGGTCAACGTCAACGTGGAGCCCATGGTCCACACGTTCCATCAGGGCCTTACCGACCTGGAGCCGATCTGGCGGCAGATGCTGGCTCCGGAGACGCTCGGAGAGCTCCTGCCGCTCAAGGGTTGCCCTCTGCGGGAGTTCCGCATCCCGGATGACCTCTGGGCCCGCATCGTCTACGATGCGGCCCTCGCCCATCACCGCCGCACCATGCCGCGCGAGCATCTCCTCCGGGCGCTCACGCCGCTGTACCTGGGACGCACCGCCACCTTCGTCCTTGAGACCCAGGCGCTCACCACGACGGAGGCCGAGGGCCGGATCGAAACGCTGTGTCAGGTGTTCGAGAAACGCAAGCCGTACCTGGTCGGACGATGGCATGAATCAGCCAACAGCTAA
- a CDS encoding ArsB/NhaD family transporter, translated as MSDFTLALLIFGVAYLAIVTERIHKTIVALFGAALMIGVGVLTQEEAFHSHEYGVDYNVIFLLIGMMVIINITRKTGLFEVLAIWAAKKAKARPFRMLLLLATITAVVSALLDNVTTVLLMAPVTLEVTKRLKLNPVTFLVAEAIASNIGGTATLVGDPPNIMIASKAHLGYVDFLAMLMPVTVVIMAAFLGALWLIFGRSMVVAPELRQAILALNVKDAVRHRAGLIQCLALLALTTLGFCLHDLFHLEPATVALLGASLFMLTDQGRSGNGGDAELDYLTQVEWKTIFFFIGLFILVGGLVKVGAIRALADQLVSHTSGNVARTTFTVLWGSAILSSIVDNIPYVAAMNPLIVDFARSLHPDVADYTTLVHQADILPLWWALALGACLGGNGTLIGATANVVIVDMARRAGYPISFWRFLAFGLPVMLASVAISHLYLWLCFSL; from the coding sequence GTGAGCGATTTCACGCTGGCCTTGCTCATCTTCGGGGTCGCCTACCTGGCGATCGTCACGGAGCGCATCCACAAGACCATCGTGGCCCTGTTCGGCGCCGCGCTCATGATCGGGGTCGGCGTCCTCACGCAGGAGGAGGCGTTTCACTCGCACGAGTACGGGGTGGATTACAACGTGATCTTCCTGCTGATCGGCATGATGGTCATCATCAACATTACCCGTAAGACGGGGCTCTTTGAGGTCTTGGCCATTTGGGCCGCCAAAAAGGCCAAAGCCCGCCCGTTCCGGATGCTGCTGCTGTTGGCCACGATCACAGCCGTCGTCTCCGCCCTGCTCGACAACGTCACCACCGTGCTGCTGATGGCGCCGGTCACGCTGGAGGTGACCAAGCGGCTGAAGCTGAATCCGGTGACGTTCCTGGTGGCCGAAGCGATCGCCTCCAACATCGGCGGCACCGCCACGCTCGTGGGCGATCCTCCGAACATCATGATCGCCAGCAAGGCGCACCTCGGCTACGTGGACTTTCTCGCGATGCTGATGCCCGTGACGGTCGTTATCATGGCCGCCTTCCTGGGCGCGCTCTGGCTGATCTTTGGACGGTCGATGGTCGTCGCGCCGGAATTGCGGCAAGCGATCCTCGCGCTCAACGTCAAGGATGCCGTGCGGCATCGCGCGGGGCTGATTCAATGCCTCGCGCTGCTGGCCCTTACGACGCTCGGTTTTTGCCTGCACGACTTGTTTCATCTCGAACCAGCGACGGTCGCGCTGCTGGGGGCCAGCCTGTTCATGCTGACCGACCAGGGCCGGAGCGGGAACGGCGGAGACGCCGAGTTGGACTACCTCACGCAGGTCGAATGGAAAACGATTTTCTTCTTCATCGGGCTGTTCATCCTGGTCGGTGGGCTGGTCAAGGTCGGGGCGATCCGTGCGCTCGCCGATCAGCTCGTGTCTCACACGTCCGGCAACGTCGCCCGCACGACGTTCACGGTGCTGTGGGGGTCTGCCATCCTCTCGTCGATCGTGGACAACATTCCATACGTCGCGGCCATGAACCCGCTCATCGTGGATTTTGCGCGGTCGCTGCATCCGGACGTCGCGGACTATACGACGCTGGTGCACCAGGCGGACATTCTCCCCTTGTGGTGGGCCCTCGCGTTGGGCGCCTGTCTGGGCGGAAACGGGACCTTGATCGGAGCCACGGCCAACGTGGTGATCGTGGACATGGCCAGGCGTGCCGGCTACCCGATCAGTTTCTGGCGGTTTCTCGCCTTCGGCTTGCCGGTGATGCTGGCGTCGGTGGCGATCAGCCACCTCTATCTATGGCTGTGCTTTTCCCTGTAG